In Aliarcobacter faecis, the genomic stretch AACAAAAAATGAAGAATTTCAAAAAATAAAATCTATTGATTTTAACTCATTAAATGAAGAAACTTCTTATTATGATATGCTAGAGAATAATTCTTCTAAACTACAAATAAGAATAGCTAAAATTATCCAAAATGTTGATTTTGATACAAACAATTCACAAAAATCTTTTATAAAAGCAATAGAGCATTATAAAAATAACAATGGTAAATTAACTTCAACAACACCAAAAGATTTTTTAGAGAAAAATATTCAAAGTTTACTATTTCAAAAAGATGAAAACAATACAAAATATTTTAGAAATTCATTATATAAAATACTCTTTTTTATTGAAATTTCACAAGCGATAAAATCAGGAAAATTAAACCTTCTAAATTCTTATAGATATAGAGCATTTGAATCTTATTTATTGGATATTAATAAATTCAAAAAAGAAAAAATGGATTTATTGGAACAATACAATCTTTTACATTTTACTAATTGCAAAAAAACTATTACTTATTTAAAAGAGCAACTAAATTCATCTTTTAAAGATGTTAATGAAAAGATTTCAAAAGAATTAAATCTATATTTTCATTTAAAAGGTGAAAATAGTTTTACAATAACTACACCAAAAGTTGAAAAAGATATATCATTAGACCCATTAACAAAATGGCTTCCAAAAGATAAATTTATTCCATTAATATCAATTTTGGAAGAGATTAATAGCTATATTAGTTTTACAAAAGTATTTACACATTACTCTTTAGGAAGAAATAGAAGTAACATAAAAATAGAAGCATTATTTGCATCTATTATTGGTTATGGTTGTAATATCAATATTTCAAGAATGGCAAAGATTTCAAAAGGTATTTCAGAACACGATATTGAACATGCAAGTAATTGGTATTTATCAAATGAAAATTTAATTGAAGCAAATGATAAAATTATAGCTTTTACAGAACAGTTAGATATTGTAAAACTTTTTAAAAAAGATAAAGATAAAAATCATACAGCAAGTGATGGTCAAAAATTTAATATTTCAGTAGATTCTTTAAATGCAGGATATTCATTTAAATATTTTGGATTAGGAAGAGGAGTAAGTAGATATATGTTTATTGATGAATCACATAGACTTTTTTATTCAACAGTAATTAATGCAAATGAAAGAGAAGCTGCTTATGTAATTGATGGATTAATGCATAATGATATTATTCAAAGCGATATTCATTCAACAGACACTTTTGGGTATAGTGAAGTTGTATTTGCACTGACACATCTTTTAGGTTTCTCTTTTGCACCAAGAATTAAAAATTTTAAAGAACAACAACTATATGCATTTGAAGCAAAAAAAGAGTATCACAAATTAGGATATAAAGTTTTACCAATAAAACAAATCAATATAGAACTAATAGAAGAACAATGGGAAAATATTTTAAGATTTGTTCTTACAATAAAAGAAAGAGAAACAACAGCATCACAACTTCTTAAAAGGCTTACTTCCTATCCAAAACAACATAAAACATATTTAGCTTTAAGAGAGTTTGGAAGAATAATAAAAACAAAATTTTTACTTGAATATATTGATGATGTTACTCTTCGCCAACAAATTGAAAAACAATTAAATAAAATAGAAAATGCAAATAAATTTTCAAAAGCAATATTTTTTGGAAATAATGGAGAATACATGTATGCTACAAAAGAAGAACAAGATATAGCAAGTAATTCCCTAAGACTAATTCAAAATGCTATTATTTGTTGGAATTATCTATATTTCTCTGATAAATTAGCAAAAGAAACTGATGAAAATGAAAAATCATTAATAATTCAATCAATTCAAAATGGTTCTATTGTTCATTGGCAACATATTAATTTTTATGGTGAATATGATTTTACAGGAATAGAAACAAATAAAAGAGAATTTGAATTTAATTTAGAGAAAATTATTAAAGTTGAAGATGCTTAAAAGAGATAGAAGAGCCATTTTATAGAGATTTACTTATTATATTAAGCTATTTTTAAATATTGTTGGAAAAAAAATCCCTTTGTAGGTCTATACCCAATTTAAAAAAAAGCAGATTGACTTAACAAAAAATTGCTTAAGATAGGAGCTTAATCTATCATCACTAAATAAAAAAAATTTCATACAAAGGAGAAAGAAATGAGAGGAAGTGTTTACTACCAAAGCTCACAACTAGTAAAACAAATATTTAAAGAAGGAGCAAAAAAAGAAGATAAGATAAATACAAGCCACGAGCATTATCAAATGGTTTCAAGCTATAAAACCATGGAGAGTTATCGCTCTATTTGGAACAACTTTTTTAACTATCTTTTAGAACATTGGAAGGTAAGAGATTTTGAAAAAATTAGTTCAGAACATGTTCAAGCCTATATGGATTATAAGATTGAATACTATCCAAGTAAACAGTACTTAGAAAAAATCTCAGCAGCACTTGGTAAGTTAGAAATTGCATTAAAAAATTTTGCAAAAAACATTCACAAGATAGAAAAATATTATGATTTTTCAATTAGGCAAACTATTTTAAATGAAGCAAGAGATTTAAAACTTGTAGCCAGTAATTATCATAATCGTGCATATAATAATCCAGAACTTTTAATTTCAAATTTAAAAAATCCTATGAACAAACTTGCAGCTAAAATTCAACTTGAAGGTGGAGCTAGAGTAGAGGGAGTTGCTTTAATAAAACCCGAACAACTTAGAGGAAAAAAGATTGATAAAGTTACAAAAACTAAAAAAGGAATCGTTCATACTAAAGAAAAAGGTGGAAAGCAAGGTGAAGTTTTAGTATCGCTTGAAACTTATAAAGAATTAGAAAATTATATATCTATAAAACTAGAAAAGAGAGAAAACTCTTTTTCTCAAAAGAAGCAATCAAACAAATTAAAAAACATTTTGTATTTAATGATAATTCAAAAGATGAAGATTTTATTATAACAACAAAAGGTAATCCATTAAAAACTCCAAATAGTTCAACATTTATTGCAAAGGTAAATAGTTTTATACAAGAAGTTCTAGGAAATAGATATTCTTTTCACTCTTTTAGAGCAGGAATTATTACTGATATGTCAAAATCAATTAATCCTAAATTCATTAAAGAGTTTATAGGTCATAGTGATATAAAAATTACTATGAGGTATATTAGACCTACTCATGAAGATTTGAAGAAGTGTTTGATTAGGTAAAACCAACTTTTTATTTTAAAAGCTTACTTTTTTATTCCATAACCCCTAAAGGTTTATGGAACTTTGCATTTTTTACTTTTTGAACACTTTATGGAACAAGAAATACTAATATAAGTGCTTAGTGTTCTAAAACTAGAAGAACTCGCTCAGCACTGATTTGTTAATACTTCTTTGTATTCACATGTTCTGATTCGTCTATCAATCTCGCGTTCTGCCGCACCAATAGCATAACTTTTATTTCCACCTGTTACACTCGAAACAACTTGTGAATTACAGTTTTCACAAATAAAATCCGTTTTCTTGACATTAGCATATATACTACGGCAAGAGCTGTCATCATAAACTAAGGTAGCATCACAACTTGGGCAATAACACCAAAGTTTAGTTATAGTATTTCCTGCCCAATGCCATCGCCATTTTGCACCGAATAAAAGATCTTCTGTATATGCTTTGAATTCGGGACTTTTTTTTTCTTTGATTATTAAAAAAATGACCACTATCGCAAATAATGTAAATAAAGAAATAATTAACAACACCCATCCCGGTAGGCTATATGAAACAAAGAGAGCTTTCCAACACCAAACTAAGCCAGACCATATCCATGAAAAAAAGATAATTGCATACTCACGTAATTTTGGAATAACTAAAATGATGATGCCAGCAATGGTTGATGCAATTGCTCCATTTCTAATTGTTTTATAAGAACTTTCGATTGTAATTCCTTTTTTGCATTAACGGTTGACTTGAAGGACAAGTGAACTAACGACTTGACACTTTAGTCTTTTAATTTTATCTAATCGAAACTTATAAGCTTGATTTATCAGCAGTTTTCACTTGTTCTTCTTCCAAGGATTTGTTAGACTTTCAAGTCTATTTAAAACATATAAGTTTTTTATTTCTTTATCATTAATTATGATAGTTATTCAACATATATTATTTCCATTTAGTTATTCTATTAAGATTAAGTTCATTAAAATATTTATTGTGATTTTTGGGATGATAATCAATAATATCTAATTTAAACTGATGCGAATGAATAAATGATTCTTTAACACTTATACCAAATTTTTGACATTTATTAAAGATTTCATCTTTTTCAGACTTCTCCATTTGACAACCTAATATAATAGATTTAATAATACTAGGTTCTAGCTCAAAGAAATACATTGATTTATCACTATCATATTTAGCCATATCTAGTGAAATTAATATACGTTGTTCCTCTTCATATTCCCATTCAGGAGATTTTACAAACCAAGAACTGGTATTATTCTCAAGTTCTTGTGGTTCAATATAAGAAGGTCGTTCTAGCTGATAACTTACCTTTTTTAAAATACCAATATCCTCGTAATAATCATCTTTAAATTTTCCATTAAAATGATTTGCACTTGAATCAAACTCAATACATATTCCAGAATGATTATTAGCATAATGAGCCCACATTAATAAATTATCATATTTTGTTGTAAAACAAACAACACCTGTACTTGCTCTAACACCACATTGAGCATCAAAATAGGCATCAATATAAGAAGCACCATCTTGTAAATTATTTGAACATGATATTATTTCCTCAACTTCTTCTTCTGGTATAGATGTTAAATAATTACCCATAACCATCTCAAAGGGATCATTAAATTCACCAAAACAAGATAATTTTAAATAAAAATTATCAAAAAAATCAGAACGGTAAGTTGTATATTTATAAATGGAATTCAATATTTTATCCTTTTAGTCTAAGACCGAACTGAAAAACAAGGGATTTCAAGCTCTTCGCTAACTTCTATTTATTATCTCTAAATGATACTTAGCAGATATTAAAAAACCCGCTTATCACTTGTTTTTTCCTATGTTTTGTTAGATATTACTCCATGTCAATAGGTGCTAAATTAAATTTATATAAGTCTGACTGAAATATTGGTAACTTACTTATCTTTTCAATTTGTATTTTATATTTATTATATTCTTCATCATTTAATCTTGGGTCTAAACATAAATCATCAATTAAAGTTGATGGATTTATATTTATCTTAAATAATCCTTTGTTTTTGACAACTTCTTCTTCATTATTTTCATTAACTAATATTCTTATTTCATTTTCATGACTAAATGCTTCTCTTTTAATACATAGAAGTTTTGCAAAACCATCATTTTGGCCACCTATTGCAATTGACCAAAAACTATTTTCATTTCCAAAGTTATTCAATTCATTAAGCGTTTTATATTCAACTTCTCCAATAAAATATTTTAGTGGAGCATATTTATCACTGCTATCATAAATTGCATCAAATAATTTTCTTATTGTTGTTGAAATTCTGATACCATCTTTATTATGACTATATATTCTACACATAGCATCTGTATCTTCATTTTTAGTCCAACATTGTCCATACCACATTTCTCTTAGGTTTGAAAAATCAACATTATTTCCATTATTATCTACAGCATTCCCTTTTAAGAAAAAATTTTCAAATGGGTCATCCCATTTTTCAGGATTAACTAATACTAACTCTCTATTTTTAATTAATTCTTTAAATCTAGTTATTGAAATTATTCTATATATTTTTTGGTCTAAATCTGAAATATTTAAAATATTACTTTCTTTTTGTGTTTTCATTATAATCCTTTATCTAACGTCAGTGCTGAGAAATATTTGAGCCGAAGGGTCAAATATTTCTCTCCAATGGTTTGTTAGCATTTTTAACTCGATATTCTTTATCTTCTACTTTAAAAATAACTTCATCACAGGCATTTGCAATAGCTATTCCTAAATCATATGGTTCTTGTTTATCCTCTGGCAAAAAAGATCCATATACATCTATTCCACCATAAAATCTCATATGAACAAGGTATGTTCCATAGTTGTCGGGATTTGAAAATTGATAATAAAAAACATCCTCGTTTGCTCCATATTTAGGAATATCTTTTAAATCTATTTTCGCTTGATGTTTAATAAATTGTACAAAGTTATTATTACTTTTATCTTCACTATGAAGATAACCAAGAAGAACTTTAATTTTACCCTTAAAACATTTTTTTAAATGATGATAATGAAGTCCATAGGCTATGTGCTCAAAACAGCTTATTAGTCTTGTATGGTCTGGGGTTCCCCAGATTACTTCAAGAAAACCATTGTCACTTTTTAGGTGGTAATGTTTTCTTTTTGTAAATGCTTTATCTAACAATCGATTTGAAGTTCTTCTAATAGCACGATTTACTTTTGTAAATTTATGCAAATATCCAATTGAATTATTACCAAATATTCCTGCTAAGCTAACCATTAAAAATTCATCATCTTTACTTTTATGATTGTTGTGTATTTCACAACTTGGTACAGTTATAAGATATTGTCTATAATCTTTTCCAACATCTTTCTGTTCTGGAAATAAATTTTTTGGTGGTACATGTTCACTAGAAACAGCATTTCTATCGCACATATAACATTTAAATATATTTTGCAAATTTATCCTACCTTATTGTGTAATGCTAACGTCAGTGCTGAGCGACACTCAGAGATAAGTATAAGAAAGCGGAGCTTTCGATATGCTTATTGAAGGAGTGGAAGAGAGTCTTCGCTCCTGCGACTTGTTATCCGGAGCCGGAGGCGAGCCGATAACGTTTAACTTAACCGACAATTTATTGTTCGATTCGAGGCTTTGTTAATTTTGTAACATGGCTATTTATAGACATGCATTATATACAAGATAGCCTAAAAATAAATAACATATATAAAAATATTAGGAATTACAATAGATAAAAACTGATACAAATATGAGTTTATAAAACGAGTTCAACAAACTGTACCTTTAGGAGTATGTTCTAAAATTCAACTCTATTTGGAACAGTCTTTCTGTTACTAGAACCTGTTCCAAAAGTAAGAGGTTTTGCAACTTAACGTTTGTCGTGAGCAATAATTTTCCCGCTAGGGTAAATTATTGGTCTCCTCGTAGTTGTTAGGTATAAATTTTGTCAAATTCATTTTTTAAATTATTTTGCATTTTTCCTGCTAATGAAGAAATCTCATGGACAGCTTTATGCACTTCTCCTAAATTACTTTGAGCTGCATCACTTGATGGATCTTGACTTAAGTATTGTTGTTGATAACCCCAAAACATATTCGCTTTTCCGTTAATATTATCTATATCATCTTTTAAGCTTGGAAAATATAATCTAACACTTGTTTGAATTTGATTTATTTTTTCTACTATTTCATTTGTATAATATGCATCAAACTTTTCAAGGTCTTTTAATCTAGTTAAAATAAAACTTGATGTTGGTGAACATTGAAATTTCAACTTTGATAATAAATAATAAGTTTTTTCAAGGTGTTCTGTTTTTTTATTGTTGAAACTATCAATTTTATTTTGCTGAATAGACTCTTGACGCTCTTTATATTCGATATAAAACTGCTTTTTTTGATGTTCTAAGTTTTTGTCTAATAAGATTATTTGTTGTTTAAAGCTTCTACTTGCAACAGTAATACTAATTACAGCAGCGATTGTTGCCCCAAATATTGCTGCAAGAACAGTTGCAAAACCTTTATCAAGTGATAAGCTTGATAATAATAAATTTAATTCTTCCATATATGTTCTCCTTTATATCTAACGTTTGAGTTGAGAAATATTTGAGACGCAGGGGCAAATATTTCTCTCCAATGATTTGTTATCCTTGCTTGTTTAATATTCTAAATATGCTTCTATCTCATCTTTTGTGATAAAGGCATTTTTTAATCCAATTCCCTCTAAAAAAACAATCATTGCAGTTTTTAATAAAGTTTTATTACCTTTTAATGTATCCAAAATTAGTTCATCACTAAAGTTAGATTCAATTGATGCATCTGATTCACCAAAATTTCTAGCAATTTGATTTGCTCCAGTATGAGTATAATCATTCATGATTTTATAGGCATTTTGTTTTACATTTGAATAAAAGTTAGTTTCTAATTTTTCATCTATTTTTGTTGCCATATCTCCAATACTTGGAAAATGTTTATCCCAACTATTCGCATCATAAATTGTTACTATTTTCGGATCATCCATAATGTAATACATATACTTTAGTTTTATAATATTTTCAAAAAAGATTCTTTCTAATGCAAAAGCAGAATTATATAATTTCTTTTCCATTAAATAATTGATTGATATAAAATGACTTAATACATTTCTTGAAAATCCTGCTAATAGCATGTCTCTTTTATTATCACTAATAATATCAACTTTTATCATTAATTTTTCAATTTTTTTTACTAGCTCAATATCATCAATAAGATATTTTTTTATTTCATCTTTTAAACTCATATGTTCCTCTCGTATTTATTTTGGATAACGTTTTACCTTAGTGATGCTGTAGCATTCACTACAGAGATTTATTATGTATTTACTTTACCAAATAACATCCATCTATATCTCTTGGTCTCATACTTTTTAGTAAATAACAACAAGCCTCATCTTCTGGTATTGCTATATGATTTGATTTACACATCTCATTTAACAAACTAGGTTCTTTAATTAGTCTAATTTTCCAATTTGGCATATCATTAGGTGGAGTAAAATTAGTCACAATTTCCTGTAAATTGTTATTCATTAATTTTAAAATTAGTTTTTTTATGTATATTTTATATTCTTCACTAAATCTACCATAAATATAAAACTCTAAGGAACGAAGATAGCTATCAATTAAAGACCTTTTATTAGCATTCACTACATTCCAAAATGACCACCAATATTTATAATAGTGATAGTTTCCATCGTTATCAGCAATAGTAAGTAATGCTCTTCTTAAATCATTATTGATATCTTTATCATCTTTAAAATAAGTGCTAATTACATTTTTAACTGATTCAAGCCTTTTTATATCTAATGCCATTCCAGCTTCATAATCGATGCAGTATAAAGCAAATGAAATTTTTCCTTGTAGAAGATCTGTATCTTCTGTATTGAAAATAACACTTTTATTATCAGGATTAGCGACTATTAATTTTGCTTTTAATTTTTCCTCTTCTATTTGTTCTTTTGCAAATGAGGACTTTATTTGATTAGAAGATAAGTAGGTATAAATATCTTCACAACCTGATGATAATTCATAAATTAAGTTAATAACTCCATAAAATTGACCAGGATCACGAATGATTGTGGGTCTATTTCCAGTTTTTTCAACATCACCTCTTGCAACTATATTTCTTACTACTCTCATCCAATCTTGAAACTTCTCTTGATTAAATTCGGATACTTTTATTAAGTATTCAGTTTGAGCATAAAACAATACTTTTAAAGAATAAGAAGCATTCTGTCCTTCAAAAACTATTCCTGAAAATATATTCTCAGCTGGTGCATGTTGAAATAATGGAAAATTATGCTTAACATTTAAGTTCTCATCAAAAACTTTACAATATGTATCAAAACATTCTGTTAAATAAATGAAGTCGTTTTCATCAAACATATTTGTTCTAACCATATCTGGTTTATCTTGCAATTCTTTTATTATTTGTAATCTATTATCTGTTTTATTTATCGATTGTCTGCACATAGCAATAGTAGAAATAAATCTGTTAAATGCTTCATCTATTTTATTTTCTTTTCTATGTATCCAAAATAAATCTGTCCATTTTGTATCAATTTTAAATGCAAAAGTATCCTGAAATTCTTTCTCTTTATCCCATTTATTATCATTTATGCGTTTTTGAAAACTTGCTTTAAAGTTTTCGAAAGATGACAGAAGTTTTCCTCTTGCATTCATCTTTATATATAAGTCATCTGTTAAACCTATATCTTCCAATTCAATATGATAAAAGCTTATTAAATTTGCATCCGAAGTCAATTTTTCCCATAGATTTTCTATATCAAAAAAGTATTTATGAATATCATTTAGAGTTCTTAACATGGCATCAATTGTAGGGTCTTTCTTCCAAGATAAGAAGAACCAAGCTGAATCTACTATTTGAGAACTTAAAACTATTGTTTTGGTGATTTGAATAGGATTAAGAACTAAAGTATTACAAAATTCTCTTGAACTTATTCTTGTTTCATAAGTAAACTTCTTCAACACATTCATAATATCTTTATTAAGTAATTGACTTTTTACTGCTGCATACCAGTGTAATAAAAATAATGTAGTTAACCGTTGTTGACCATCTAAAGGTTGAGAATCACCATCCTCGACACTTCCATAAATAAAATCTAGTTTAATAGGAGTATCTGTATTGATACTTTGAAACAATGCATTTAAAAAGTTATCTCTAATTTCCTCTTTATCCTTTCTTCCTTGTGCATAATCTCTTTGAATAATCGGTATTACTATGTTATGTTCTTTTAGAAGTTCCCAAAAGTTTGTAATCTTTCCTTGATATTGTACATCACTCATTAAATTTCCTTTTCAACATAATCTTTAAGAACTTTTTCTAAGTCTTTGTAATAATTTTCCCTATCTTCTAGTGTCCAAAAAGAAATTTTAGGAGGATAAGAACTAAAATATTTTAAAAAAACATTTTTAGTACAAATAGGTATAAAAATTCCTTTCTTTTCTCTGTCTATGATAGTTTTTCTTTTTAAAGGAAAAACAGCATTTTTATAACCACGATTTGTTTCAGAATCTAATAATGCTAAATTAGATATGTCATTTATATCTTCATCTTCTAAATAAGAATTAAAGTGTTTTACAATATCTTTAAATAAAACTTCAAACTCAACATCATCTTCACAATCACAAGTATCAGCTCTATTTTTTAATTTTTTTCCATCTTCTTTACTAACATCAATGAATACTTTTGCATCATTTAACCAACTATTTTTTTGCTTAGGTATAGTATCTGTAATTGAAGTGATATGTTCAATATCCCATTTCTCATTTTTATATATATCAAAAGGAAAATATGCATTATCATTTTCATTATTTAACATTGTAAGTATATTATAAAGTAACAATACCTTCTTCACTCTTTTATCTCCGTATTGAAGACTTTCTAATGTTACATTTTTTAAGTCACTTTTAATTGCTTCATCTAATAAAGTTCTAAATTCTGTTTTGCTTAAATTGATTGATTTATTGTATAAATCAGCAATAGTGACAGATTCAATCGCAATAAGATAACCTATTTTATGGTATAAATCTCTCTCTTCAAACCATTCTTGAAACCTTTGAAAATATTTTTTTATTTCTAGCCAATTATTTTCTATTGTTTTTTGATCTTTTTTTATGAATTTTTTATTAAAAAATCTAAATGTAGAGTAGTTATCAGTATAGTCTTTTTCATCATTCATAAGGTCAAAAATAAACTCTATTCTATTTGTAGTAATATTATTACCATTTAGAAAATACCAAAATCTATTATTTTGTAAAGATTGCTCAATATAATCCCACTCTGATGAAATTTCTAATTGCTTAAGTCTTATTTTATCATTTTTCTTTTTATCAAAGTTTGCACTATTTAAAAATAAAGCCTTAATAAGTTCGGCATTTGTTAATGGTATTTTTCCAATATTAATTCTTGTAAATATCTCTATTGGATCTTCTTCACTACTTTCATACCATATAACTTTTGAGTTAAATTTAAATTTTGATTCAAAGTCATTAATATTAAAATTAGGTTTATTAAACCAATCACAGACTGTTTCATAAGCATTTGATATATGGTAAAAATCTATATTTGAGTCATTGTAGGTTTCTCTAGTTAAATCTTGAAGAAATAATGTAGAGTTTTCTCTTGTTTCATAATCTAAATCAAATGTTTTTTCAGGTTCACGAAGTCTACTATTCATAAAATGTAATATTAAATATATGGTTGTCAATCTTTGCTGTCCATCTATAACTTCAAACTGTCCATTTTCTTTTTTTTTAGTAACAATAGGCTGTAAGCAATACCATGTTTTTTCATCGGTATCATCTACTAAACGAGGAGTAAACTCTGAAATATCATTTAATAAATCTTTAACTTCATTTTTACTCCACCTATATCCTCGTTGATATGATGGAATATAAAAACTAAATTGCTGAAGTTCGTTAATTGTTTTTAATTCTAAAATATTTTCCATAAAGTTATTTCCTTTTTTGATATTTCAATCTATACATAACTATTTATTGAACATACATTATATACAAGATAGCCTGAAAATGAACAAGCAACATACACAATATGTGTCGTATATCAAAATGCCTACAAACACCTTAAATAAACTATTTTTGTAGATGTTACTATAAAAAATATTGGAAATTGAGATGCTTCTTAAATAAATTTTAAGTTTATAATATGCTTTTTATGTATGTTTAATGTGGATATTTAGACGATAATAGTACATAATATATGTATATAAAAGTGACATCGTAATAAATCTGCATATATTATGAGGAGTAATGTGGACAGAAAATTGCTACAAAGATAAGTTATAAAACAAGTTCAACAACCTTTACCTTATTAAACATCCTCCAAATCTCAATTATTTTTGGCCCAAGCTTTTCCTTAGCAAAAACTGCTCCAAAAGTAAGAAGTTTAGCAACTTAACGGTTGAGTTGGGAAATATTTGAGCCGCGAGGGTCAAATATTTTTCTCCAATGATTTGTAATAAGTTGTCTGCTTAATCTTGTCATGAATTTCTTCAATACCGTATGCAGGTTTTCTTTTATGTAACATTGCATGACAATTTGGACAAACAGGTCTTAAATCTTCAATTGGGTTTATTTTATATTTGGCATCTATTTCGGATAATGGTTTTATGTGATGAACATGAATAAAATTGTGTCCAATTTCTCCATAAATATTTTCAAAATCAAAATTACAAATTACACATTTGTAACCATATTCATTAATACATTCTTGTCTTGCTTGTGAACTTCGCTCATAAGCATTAACTGTAATTTGTTTTTTTGTACCTTCAAATAAGTCATTATCTTCAATTTCATCAGGATAGATTATATCTGATTTTAAAACTCTCTCTAGTTCATTTTGTTTTTCTACATTGTCAATATAAGTAGTTCTTGTACTTACTATTTTAGTATTTAATTGAATGTTTGAGTTGATAACTTCCACATTATTAAGCTTATGTCCATAAATAAACTTTTCATGTCTATTATTATCATGTTTTATTTCTCCTAGAAATTTAGCTTTCGCAACTATATAGCCATCATAAGCAAAATATATTTT encodes the following:
- a CDS encoding DUF262 domain-containing protein — translated: MENILELKTINELQQFSFYIPSYQRGYRWSKNEVKDLLNDISEFTPRLVDDTDEKTWYCLQPIVTKKKENGQFEVIDGQQRLTTIYLILHFMNSRLREPEKTFDLDYETRENSTLFLQDLTRETYNDSNIDFYHISNAYETVCDWFNKPNFNINDFESKFKFNSKVIWYESSEEDPIEIFTRINIGKIPLTNAELIKALFLNSANFDKKKNDKIRLKQLEISSEWDYIEQSLQNNRFWYFLNGNNITTNRIEFIFDLMNDEKDYTDNYSTFRFFNKKFIKKDQKTIENNWLEIKKYFQRFQEWFEERDLYHKIGYLIAIESVTIADLYNKSINLSKTEFRTLLDEAIKSDLKNVTLESLQYGDKRVKKVLLLYNILTMLNNENDNAYFPFDIYKNEKWDIEHITSITDTIPKQKNSWLNDAKVFIDVSKEDGKKLKNRADTCDCEDDVEFEVLFKDIVKHFNSYLEDEDINDISNLALLDSETNRGYKNAVFPLKRKTIIDREKKGIFIPICTKNVFLKYFSSYPPKISFWTLEDRENYYKDLEKVLKDYVEKEI
- a CDS encoding HNH endonuclease, whose translation is MDLLFRLSKDKVEGFENEVKTKNFFNKILPTRDENYFFHTKRMNENKLQKGNKIYFAYDGYIVAKAKFLGEIKHDNNRHEKFIYGHKLNNVEVINSNIQLNTKIVSTRTTYIDNVEKQNELERVLKSDIIYPDEIEDNDLFEGTKKQITVNAYERSSQARQECINEYGYKCVICNFDFENIYGEIGHNFIHVHHIKPLSEIDAKYKINPIEDLRPVCPNCHAMLHKRKPAYGIEEIHDKIKQTTYYKSLEKNI